From a region of the Triticum aestivum cultivar Chinese Spring chromosome 7D, IWGSC CS RefSeq v2.1, whole genome shotgun sequence genome:
- the LOC123171045 gene encoding uncharacterized protein: MAMQLFYGLQHTQDKSNGFSSCDHSSIYCRSRCTVLPNLSRLLDQLLGSSTSAPLRLMTAYAMKKSLLLLLLLNSCSPSCSGTGTGSSSDDEPDVRCLKSFLRSVVDPGGELTSSWNFDNATKGYICGFTGVTCWSADQNRVLSLRLQGPFPRGLRDCASMTGRRPRPVEQQFRRTGPGGHLAAAPVHNVP; encoded by the exons ATGGCAATGCAATTGTTCTACGGTCTACAACATACACAAGACAAGTCCAATGGATTCTCCAGCTGTGATCATTCATCTATTTATTGCAGGTCTCGTTGTACTGTACTCCCCAATTTGTCTCGACTCTTGGATCAGTTACTTGGTAGTAGTACATCG GCGCCGCTGAGATTGATGACGGCTTATGCTATGAAGAAATCCCTCCTCTTGCTGCTGCTCCTGAACTCCTGCTCACCGTCGTGCTCCGGCACCGGCACCGGCTCCAGCTCCGACGACGAGCCCGACGTCCGCTGCCTCAAGAGCTTCCTGCGCTCTGTGGTTGATCCCGGCGGCGAACTGACATCCTCGTGGAATTTCGACAACGCCACAAAGGGCTACATCTGCGGCTTCACCGGCGTGACGTGCTGGTCCGCCGACCAGAACAGGGTCTTGTCTCTGCGCCTCCAAGGCCCCTTTCCCCGGGGCCTGCGGGACTGCGCGAGCATGACCGGCCGGCGCCCTCGACCTGTCGAGCAACAGTTTCGCCGGACCGGTCCCGGCGGACATCTCGCTGCAGCTCCCGTTCATAACGTCCCTTAA
- the LOC123171044 gene encoding mitogen-activated protein kinase 12, with amino-acid sequence MGGGNGIVDGFRRLFHRRTPSGSVLGSSNQSSAGEDSSDVEAAEGLDLVGLRSIRVPKRKMPLPVESHKKNIMEKEFFTEYGEASQYQIQEVVGKGSYGVVAAAIDTRTGERVAIKKINDVFEHVSDATRILREVKLLRLLRHPDVVEIKHIMLPPSRREFQDIYVVFELMESDLHQVIRANDDLTAEHYQFFLYQLLRALKYIHGANVFHRDLKPKNILANADCKLKICDFGLARVSFNDAPSAIFWTDYVATRWYRAPELCGSFFSKYTPAIDIWSIGCIFAELLTGRPLFPGKNVVHQLDIITDLLGTPSSETLSRIRNEKARRYLSCMRKKHPVPLTQKFPNADPLAVRLLGRLLAFDPKDRPSAEEALADPYFASLANVEREPSRHPISKLEFEFERRKVTKDDVRELIYREILEYHPQMLEEYMKGGDQISFLYPSGVDRFKRQFAHLEEHYSKGERGSPLQRKHASLPRQRVGASNDGNNEQHISDQEMSAEPDAHGTVSPQKSQDAAGVGQNGLSPTSLSSRTYLKSASISASKCVVVNPNKQPEYDDAISEETEGAVDGLSEKVSKMHA; translated from the exons ATGGGGGGAGGGAACGGCATCGTCGACGGCTTCCGCCGCTTGTTCCACCGCCGCACGCCCTCCGGCTCCGTGCTCGGCAGTTCCAACCAGTCCTCCGCCGGCGAGGACTCCTCCGACGTCGAGGCCGCCGAGGGCCTGGATCTCGTGGGCCTCCGCTCCATCCGCGTCCCCAAGCGCAAGATGCCGCTCCCCGTCGAGAGCCACAAGAAG AACATAATGGAGAAAGAATTCTTCACAGAGTATGGAGAGGCAAGCCAGTACCAAATCCAAGAAGTTGTTGGCAAGGGGAGTTATGGAGTAGTTGCTGCTGCAATAGATACCCGCACCGGCGAGCGGGTTGCGATTAAGAAGATCAACGATGTGTTTGAGCACGTCTCGGATGCCACGCGCATCCTCCGCGAGGTCAAGCTCCTTCGGCTGCTACGTCATCCAGACGTGGTGGAGATCAAGCACATAATGCTCCCTCCTTCTCGGAGGGAGTTCCAAGATATATATGTTGTTTTCGAGCTCATGGAGTCGGATCTCCATCAGGTCATCAGAGCTAATGATGACCTCACGGCGGAGCATTACCAGTTTTTCCTTTACCAGCTTCTCCGCGCTCTCAAGTACATCCATGGAG CTAATGTATTTCATCGCGATCTGAAGCCCAAGAATATACTGGCCAACGCAGACTGCAAACTGAAAATTTGTGACTTTGGACTTGCGCGTGTATCATTTAATGATGCTCCTTCAGCTATATTTTGGACG GACTATGTAGCAACAAGGTGGTATAGAGCCCCTGAATTATGTGGCTCCTTTTTCTCGAAA TACACTCCTGCTATTGATATTTGGAGTATTGGATGCATATTTGCTGAGCTTCTCACTGGACGGCCACTCTTTCCTGGGAAGAATGTCGTACACCAGTTAGATATAATAACAGATCTTCTTGGAACTCCATCATCAGAAACCTTATCTCGG ATTCGAAATGAGAAGGCCAGGAGGTACTTAAGTTGCATGCGAAAAAAACACCCTGTACCCTTGACTCAGAAATTTCCTAATGCTGATCCATTGGCGGTTCGCCTACTGGGTCGTTTACTTGCATTTGACCCTAAAGACCGGCCTTCAGCTGAAGAG GCTTTAGCAGACCCATATTTTGCATCTCTTGCCAATGTGGAGCGTGAGCCTTCAAGGCATCCAATTTCGAAACTTGAGTTTGAGTTTGAGAGACGAAAGGTGACAAAAGATGATGTTAGGGAATTGATCTATCGAGAG ATTTTGGAGTACCATCCACAGATGCTGGAGGAATACATGAAAGGTGGAGACCAGATTAGCTTCCTCTATCCAAG TGGTGTTGACCGCTTTAAACGGCAGTTTGCACACCTGGAGGAGCATTACAGCAAAGGAGAACGAGGTTCCCCGCTGCAAAGAAAGCATGCTTCTCTACCAAG GCAGAGAGTAGGTGCATCAAACGACGGTAATAATGAACAGCATATTAGTGATCAGGAGATGAGTGCAGAGCCTGATGCCCATGGCACAGTGAGCCCTCAAAAGTCACAGGATGCAGCCGGTGTTGGCCAGAATGGTCTGAGCCCTACCAGCTTGAGCTCGCGGACCTACCTCAAGAGCGCGAGCATTAGTGCTTCCAAGTGCGTCGTTGTCAACCCGAATAAACAGCCAGAG TATGACGACGCGATCTCTGAGGAAACGGAAGGGGCCGTCGACGGACTATCCGAGAAGGTCTCCAAGATGCATGCCTAG